One uncultured Fretibacterium sp. DNA window includes the following coding sequences:
- a CDS encoding ScpA family protein, producing the protein MPREVFEVSVDGFSGPLDLLCHLVESRQMQASRIKVAQLVRIYGAYLARNRSASAETIAEFFFMAAGLLLEKTRSLLPESAPDAGMDGEDPDSDIDEEAFLETLARYRPYREAARWLWERREREMRYFRRVVEEDEAPEAPRPEDLEYDIGDLYFLSRVWWGLFERWTRSRSREGSSFWDEAEDSEWSGIPEALPEESQIQARIGELEEQLARDDLLSLSTLCGTVKTVKLLVVTLLALLEMCRMGKISIEQETLFADVTVRARS; encoded by the coding sequence CGCTCGACCTCCTGTGCCACCTGGTGGAGAGCCGTCAGATGCAGGCGTCTCGCATCAAGGTCGCCCAGCTCGTCCGCATCTACGGAGCGTATCTGGCCAGGAACCGCTCGGCCTCGGCCGAGACGATCGCCGAGTTTTTCTTCATGGCCGCGGGGCTTCTGTTGGAGAAGACCCGATCCCTCCTGCCCGAATCCGCCCCGGATGCCGGGATGGACGGCGAGGACCCGGACTCCGATATCGACGAGGAGGCCTTTCTCGAGACGCTGGCGCGCTACCGTCCCTACAGGGAGGCCGCGCGGTGGCTCTGGGAGCGCAGGGAGCGGGAGATGCGCTACTTCCGCCGCGTCGTCGAGGAGGACGAGGCCCCGGAGGCCCCCCGTCCGGAGGATCTGGAATACGACATCGGGGACCTCTACTTTCTCTCGCGGGTGTGGTGGGGGCTTTTCGAGCGTTGGACGAGGTCCCGCAGCCGGGAGGGAAGCTCGTTCTGGGATGAGGCGGAGGACTCCGAGTGGAGCGGGATCCCCGAGGCCCTTCCCGAGGAGTCCCAGATCCAGGCCCGCATCGGAGAGCTCGAGGAGCAGCTGGCCCGGGATGATTTGCTGTCGCTCTCCACGTTGTGCGGGACGGTCAAAACCGTTAAACTGCTGGTGGTGACGCTGTTGGCGCTTCTCGAGATGTGCCGGATGGGAAAGATCAGCATAGAGCAGGAGACCCTTTTCGCCGATGTCACGGTCCGCGCGAGGTCCTGA